A DNA window from Maribellus comscasis contains the following coding sequences:
- a CDS encoding SusC/RagA family TonB-linked outer membrane protein yields the protein MQKLLTLLMVLFVTIGSAMAQKEISGTVTSEGVPLPGVTVFVKGSTIGSVTDVDGNYNLSVPDDATTLVFSFIGMKTQEVEIGNQSNIGIDLEPDVIGLGEVIAVGYGTMRKSDLTGSVARVSMEDKALQADLNILQSLSGASAGINVQQTGAAGGEPDFSVRGQTSLSASDRPLIVLDGIIYNGDIADINVSDVESIDILKDASAAAVYGSRSANGVVLITTKSGTTEKPQVEFSMYYGFQDMTNTPMKVMNAEQYAIRLTDYYYQQDLYTWYATNPTSDAGKPVRPDITNREVVASTLRTQEERDNYLAGNEIDWVDEVTQIAPIQSYNLSYSGNTGRTNYYVSGSYANEEGILVNDKFSRFTVRSNIESTITDWLKVGLNSAYSYRDYSGLSADLDDNTILSDARNCSPLANNHIGQPDYDMYLTGEAYMPYPLIHLYADNSDLRNNLFMVGSANIKIPWIKGLSFDINYSNTYYTRNNFTFFPVTHYDGAGNNGAGSKYHYEERSWIQNNILTYLRDFGDHNVNATFLYSREHSGANASTLSASGFENQQLSYNGLGLGTLSTVSTSAWEEDGISYMGRLSYSYKNRYYLTGTVRRDGYSGFGANNKFANFPSLSLGWVLSEEDFVGSSFPYMKLRVSYGINGNQGLGRYKSFSTMTTLSYIYDAETSIGLYPSGSLGNDDLKWEKTASLNMGVDFAFLNQRISGSLDLYNANTTDVLVQRALPATAGYDNVYTNIGGINNKGIEIMLNTINMEQSDFRWSSNFTFSLNRNEITKLYGDENDADIGNEWFVGESISAQYDYEMAGGLWTEEELYSGQILDGWYPGQFKYVDQNEDGVIDPTNDRKVIGYEDPNFRFSINNSLSYKNFSLNFLLNAICGGNGYYIMDNAGVLNTKWRSDDVYRTNMSAVRQYWTPDNGVNNATGIYNSPAVSSGIYQSRGFIRLQDISLAYKFNDSVLNRLKINNLQVYVSGKNLYTWTKWSGWDPETGTSNTPLMRNITVGVKISL from the coding sequence ATGCAAAAACTATTAACTTTATTAATGGTACTTTTTGTTACCATTGGTAGTGCAATGGCACAAAAAGAAATTTCAGGAACAGTTACATCTGAGGGTGTACCCTTACCAGGTGTTACTGTTTTTGTTAAAGGAAGTACGATCGGATCCGTCACCGATGTCGACGGTAATTACAACCTTTCAGTTCCCGACGATGCAACTACTCTTGTGTTTTCTTTTATTGGAATGAAAACACAGGAAGTTGAAATTGGTAATCAATCCAATATAGGTATTGATTTGGAGCCTGATGTCATCGGCCTTGGAGAGGTCATCGCAGTTGGATACGGTACAATGCGGAAAAGCGACCTGACAGGTTCGGTGGCCAGAGTATCGATGGAAGATAAGGCACTTCAGGCTGACTTAAACATTTTACAATCTTTATCGGGGGCATCAGCTGGGATTAACGTTCAGCAAACAGGAGCAGCAGGTGGAGAACCTGATTTCTCAGTAAGGGGGCAAACTTCTTTATCTGCTTCTGATAGGCCTTTAATTGTACTCGACGGTATTATTTACAATGGCGACATCGCCGACATTAACGTTAGCGATGTTGAATCGATTGATATACTAAAGGATGCCAGTGCTGCAGCCGTTTACGGATCACGTTCTGCAAACGGTGTAGTTCTGATTACTACCAAATCAGGAACGACTGAGAAGCCACAGGTAGAGTTTAGTATGTACTATGGTTTTCAGGATATGACCAACACACCGATGAAGGTGATGAATGCAGAACAGTATGCCATTCGTCTTACCGATTATTACTATCAGCAAGATTTGTACACCTGGTATGCTACCAATCCTACAAGCGATGCGGGCAAACCGGTAAGGCCGGATATAACCAACCGCGAAGTTGTTGCTTCAACACTTCGCACCCAGGAAGAAAGGGACAATTACCTTGCAGGGAACGAAATTGACTGGGTTGACGAAGTCACTCAAATTGCACCAATACAAAGCTACAATTTAAGCTATTCGGGCAATACAGGGAGAACAAACTATTATGTATCTGGTTCTTATGCAAATGAGGAGGGAATACTGGTAAATGATAAATTCTCGAGATTTACAGTACGATCAAATATTGAAAGCACAATTACAGACTGGCTTAAAGTAGGATTAAATTCAGCCTATTCTTATCGCGACTATTCCGGATTATCTGCAGATCTCGATGACAATACTATTCTCTCGGACGCAAGAAATTGTAGCCCTCTGGCTAACAATCATATTGGTCAACCAGATTATGATATGTACTTAACCGGCGAAGCGTACATGCCATACCCATTGATTCATCTTTACGCCGATAACAGCGACCTCAGGAATAACCTGTTTATGGTGGGTAGTGCAAACATTAAAATTCCATGGATAAAAGGATTAAGTTTTGATATTAATTACTCGAACACCTATTACACGCGAAACAATTTTACGTTCTTCCCGGTGACCCACTACGACGGAGCAGGCAACAATGGCGCCGGCAGTAAATACCATTATGAAGAAAGAAGCTGGATTCAGAACAACATACTTACCTATCTGCGCGATTTTGGCGACCACAACGTAAATGCAACTTTCCTTTACAGTCGCGAACATTCGGGTGCAAATGCCTCTACCCTGTCGGCATCAGGATTTGAAAACCAGCAGCTTAGCTACAACGGACTTGGCTTAGGGACACTTTCTACTGTATCCACATCAGCATGGGAAGAAGACGGAATATCTTACATGGGAAGACTTAGTTACTCGTATAAAAACCGTTACTACCTTACAGGTACTGTACGCCGCGATGGATATTCAGGTTTTGGCGCAAACAATAAATTTGCAAACTTCCCATCGCTATCTTTAGGCTGGGTTCTCTCTGAGGAGGATTTTGTTGGTAGCAGTTTTCCATATATGAAATTACGTGTATCTTACGGTATAAACGGAAACCAGGGATTGGGACGCTATAAAAGTTTCTCAACGATGACTACACTGTCGTACATTTATGACGCTGAAACAAGTATAGGTCTTTATCCAAGCGGAAGTCTGGGTAACGACGACCTTAAATGGGAAAAGACAGCCTCGCTGAATATGGGTGTCGATTTTGCATTTCTGAATCAAAGAATTTCCGGATCGTTGGATTTATACAATGCTAATACAACCGATGTACTCGTACAAAGGGCACTTCCTGCAACAGCAGGATATGACAACGTCTACACAAATATTGGTGGGATTAACAATAAAGGGATTGAAATCATGTTGAACACCATTAATATGGAACAAAGTGATTTTAGATGGTCTTCAAACTTTACTTTTAGTTTAAACCGAAATGAAATTACAAAACTTTATGGCGATGAAAACGATGCTGATATTGGAAACGAATGGTTTGTAGGTGAATCAATAAGTGCTCAATATGACTATGAAATGGCCGGAGGTCTCTGGACTGAAGAAGAACTCTATAGCGGGCAAATCCTCGACGGCTGGTATCCTGGTCAGTTTAAATATGTCGATCAGAATGAAGATGGAGTAATTGATCCAACAAACGACAGGAAGGTAATTGGTTACGAAGATCCAAACTTCCGCTTCAGTATCAACAACTCATTGTCGTACAAAAATTTCAGTTTAAACTTTCTGCTTAACGCAATATGTGGCGGAAATGGCTATTACATAATGGACAACGCTGGTGTTCTTAACACGAAGTGGAGGTCAGACGATGTATATCGCACAAACATGTCGGCAGTGCGTCAATACTGGACTCCCGATAACGGAGTAAACAATGCAACGGGTATTTACAACTCACCGGCTGTGTCAAGTGGAATTTATCAAAGCAGGGGATTTATCCGGCTTCAGGATATTTCTCTGGCATACAAATTCAATGATTCAGTATTAAACCGACTGAAAATAAATAATTTACAAGTATATGTTTCAGGGAAAAATTTATATACCTGGACAAAATGGTCGGGTTGGGATCCTGAAACAGGTACCAGTAATACGCCATTAATGCGAAATATCACTGTAGGAGTAAAAATTTCGTTATAA
- a CDS encoding BNR-4 repeat-containing protein, translated as MNRTKKLRFPVLQIILFALGASFSACNSNKNAKEETKSVAKDTISTLTDDGAWCWFSDPRAIYYSEDKIVTGWVKKDGSIETASLNIETGEKEFENINPKMEVDDHDNPGFAVLSNGNIITMYAWHSTKKGVISNTTTNGSDVHSFDENVVFKPVTDELLENFPRETYTYANPYVLKAEDSNLFSFGRWIGYKPNLIISGDNGKTWDQQYVVVSNEPFDPNNRPYAKYYSNGDSKIHMIYTNGHPRNEEFNSVYYCYYENGAFWKADGTKICTLSELPFDVEDGSLVYQASTETGRAWIADVVEKNGVPYILYSRHPEETDHRYHYAWYNSGSQNWEDVELCKAGKWFPQTQEGEVEREPHYMGNMTFNPQNPNDVYLSREVNDIFEIEKYSTNDQGKTWDITPITKNSEYDNVRPYVPRYLPESAKTVVLWMENKKYIHYTNYDTSIKYTIED; from the coding sequence ATGAACAGAACAAAAAAACTTAGGTTTCCCGTATTGCAGATAATTTTATTTGCTTTGGGAGCTAGCTTTTCAGCTTGCAACTCAAATAAAAACGCAAAAGAAGAAACAAAATCAGTTGCAAAAGATACTATTTCAACATTAACCGACGATGGTGCCTGGTGTTGGTTTTCCGATCCGCGCGCCATTTATTATTCGGAGGATAAAATTGTAACCGGGTGGGTGAAAAAGGATGGTTCGATTGAAACCGCTTCATTAAATATTGAAACAGGTGAAAAAGAATTTGAAAATATAAATCCGAAAATGGAGGTCGACGACCATGACAATCCGGGATTTGCTGTTTTATCCAACGGGAACATCATTACCATGTACGCGTGGCATTCCACAAAAAAAGGTGTAATTTCAAATACAACAACCAACGGTTCCGATGTTCATTCATTTGACGAAAACGTTGTTTTTAAACCTGTAACTGACGAGCTCCTTGAGAATTTTCCCCGTGAGACATACACCTACGCCAACCCGTATGTTTTAAAAGCTGAAGACAGTAATCTGTTTTCATTTGGCCGGTGGATAGGTTACAAACCCAACCTTATAATTTCAGGCGACAATGGAAAAACCTGGGATCAGCAATATGTGGTTGTAAGCAACGAACCGTTTGACCCCAATAACCGTCCGTACGCGAAATATTATTCCAATGGCGATTCAAAAATTCATATGATTTACACCAACGGGCATCCCCGGAATGAAGAATTTAATTCTGTTTATTACTGTTATTACGAAAACGGGGCATTTTGGAAAGCCGACGGAACAAAAATCTGTACCCTTTCTGAGCTTCCCTTTGACGTTGAAGACGGCTCTCTTGTTTACCAGGCAAGCACCGAAACCGGTCGGGCATGGATTGCTGATGTCGTTGAAAAAAATGGAGTACCATACATCTTATATTCGCGCCATCCGGAAGAAACAGACCACCGGTACCATTATGCATGGTACAATTCGGGTTCACAAAATTGGGAAGATGTTGAACTTTGTAAAGCCGGAAAATGGTTTCCGCAAACACAGGAAGGAGAGGTTGAACGTGAACCTCACTACATGGGAAATATGACATTTAACCCTCAAAATCCAAATGATGTCTACCTGTCGCGGGAAGTAAACGATATTTTTGAAATTGAAAAGTACAGCACCAATGACCAGGGAAAAACATGGGATATTACTCCGATTACCAAAAACTCAGAGTACGACAATGTTCGGCCTTATGTGCCGCGCTATCTGCCTGAGAGTGCAAAAACTGTAGTTTTGTGGATGGAAAACAAAAAATACATCCATTACACAAATTACGATACCAGTATAAAATATACGATAGAAGATTAA
- a CDS encoding Gfo/Idh/MocA family protein, producing the protein MKRRNFIKKTAATAAGTMIIPTIVPSSVFGKNAPSNKINIGQIGCGRIARGHDMPGVWQHDVAQIMAVSDLDSKRMEDGKKLVEDHYNEKTGSNNAVDVKMYADYKEMLLDKDIDAVVISTPDHWHSQPAIEAALAGKDIYLQKPTSLTITEGRLLSDIVHRQGVILQVGTQQRSSAQFRRAAELVRNGRIGKVHTVKIGLPGDPSGPLFEEMPVPKSLNFDMWLGSTPEISYTENLVHPQKGYDRPGWLRHENYGAGMITGWGQHHYDSAAWGMDTEFTGPISVETVAQFPKSGSWNVHGDFMVKHEYKNGITVYTSGGFPNGIRYEGTDGWIFVTRGAYRATASDPIPEGSTKALDASSEDILKSKIGDNEVKLYVSEEQHGNWLDCVQSRKQPISPVEIGHRACSVCLVSHIAMKIPGVLKWNPETEKFVDNDVANSMLSRPQRYPYGTDYIIR; encoded by the coding sequence ATGAAAAGAAGAAATTTTATAAAAAAAACGGCTGCAACAGCTGCCGGAACAATGATAATTCCGACGATTGTTCCGTCATCAGTTTTTGGAAAAAATGCACCGAGCAACAAAATAAATATTGGGCAGATTGGTTGCGGAAGAATTGCGCGTGGGCACGACATGCCGGGGGTATGGCAACACGATGTGGCGCAAATCATGGCTGTTTCCGACCTTGACAGCAAGCGGATGGAAGACGGAAAAAAATTAGTAGAAGATCATTACAATGAAAAAACCGGAAGCAACAACGCGGTTGATGTAAAAATGTATGCCGATTACAAAGAAATGCTTCTCGACAAAGACATTGACGCGGTTGTTATCAGCACGCCCGACCACTGGCATTCGCAACCGGCCATAGAAGCTGCTTTGGCAGGAAAGGATATTTACCTTCAAAAACCAACATCATTAACCATTACGGAAGGGCGATTATTGAGTGATATCGTTCACAGACAAGGTGTGATACTTCAAGTAGGTACGCAGCAACGCTCATCTGCGCAGTTCAGAAGAGCAGCTGAACTGGTAAGAAACGGCCGCATCGGGAAAGTTCATACCGTCAAGATAGGGCTTCCCGGCGATCCTTCCGGGCCACTTTTTGAGGAAATGCCGGTTCCGAAAAGTCTGAATTTTGATATGTGGCTGGGCTCAACACCTGAAATATCTTACACAGAAAACCTGGTTCACCCGCAAAAAGGATATGATCGTCCGGGCTGGTTACGTCATGAAAATTATGGTGCCGGAATGATAACTGGTTGGGGACAACATCACTACGATTCAGCTGCATGGGGAATGGACACGGAGTTCACAGGTCCCATTTCAGTTGAAACAGTAGCCCAGTTTCCAAAATCGGGAAGCTGGAATGTACATGGTGATTTTATGGTAAAACACGAATATAAAAACGGCATTACGGTATACACAAGTGGTGGTTTCCCAAACGGAATCAGATATGAAGGAACCGACGGCTGGATCTTTGTTACTCGCGGAGCTTATCGTGCTACGGCCAGTGACCCAATTCCGGAGGGTTCAACAAAAGCGTTGGATGCCAGTAGTGAAGATATTTTAAAATCGAAAATTGGCGACAACGAAGTTAAACTGTACGTAAGTGAAGAACAACACGGCAACTGGCTGGATTGTGTTCAATCGAGAAAACAACCCATTTCCCCGGTTGAGATCGGACACAGAGCATGTTCTGTTTGTTTGGTTAGCCACATTGCGATGAAGATTCCCGGAGTTTTGAAATGGAATCCGGAAACAGAAAAATTTGTTGATAATGATGTAGCAAACTCTATGTTAAGCAGGCCACAACGATATCCTTACGGTACTGATTATATAATAAGATAA
- a CDS encoding DUF2264 domain-containing protein gives MKNAFEIKNPDFELSPLTGMTKQHYIELAIYLLERAFKNVDSIHTPLSFPTVPGKSYPQPNAPDWRYRSAEFEALERTFTLAGPLIHVNPEITINNIKLRDYYKLQIYNAFTPGHPNSLPLPEDLPDSNYQFICEFGGLFKTLLLMPETIWTQYSEKEKEEMVECISKWAHHRTTQNNWRIFNIITLSFLKKYGYEIDDGLLKSHLLWVASYHSGDGWYLEQTYNYYSISLFIVYTTIWNRTFGDEHYPEIASIIEKSAQKLMESLTSFFGRDGYINMWSRSICYRTWVSGAFPVAFMLKKQSLLDAGWARRLCSGSLLQFVTKEEFYYNDIPSLGFYGQKEYMIQNYSCAASPFLMFLPFICLSLPDDSPFWTAKENDGTWEKLGNDSKRTVLESPGLVLVNHGKTGTSEIIPGKVYYDDPNYSKLAYNTHFPWEDHNPNGGTSMEYSFRSQDPRDVRGDDINFYLTGLTVQNDSDKNQKYTISQNMLFNGVRKNVLYRQAIMRRPPNNGVGYIIDLAEITIPGGVIRADRSRLAFEYELILGHFGLPHLNGEKAIVNQFGNGTKKVITASIKGRQIALITYNGWDKIDNLVHNNRNAEAGTSTVIYAYKKRLQKNPPMELMISAMLHKTDNSEWTEEELSPIKDIEIMDITSEFSPLGAQITLSNGEKYKIDFKDIDGKKTC, from the coding sequence ATGAAAAACGCATTTGAAATTAAGAATCCTGATTTTGAGTTAAGTCCGTTAACCGGAATGACAAAGCAACATTATATCGAACTGGCCATATATCTTTTGGAAAGGGCTTTTAAAAATGTCGATTCAATACATACACCTTTGTCGTTCCCAACGGTTCCGGGTAAAAGCTATCCACAGCCGAATGCACCGGACTGGAGATATAGATCTGCCGAATTTGAAGCGCTGGAAAGAACGTTTACTCTGGCAGGCCCGCTGATACATGTCAACCCGGAAATTACAATTAACAACATCAAACTTCGGGATTATTACAAACTTCAAATTTATAATGCATTTACTCCCGGACATCCTAATTCGCTGCCGCTACCCGAGGATTTGCCCGATTCCAACTACCAATTCATTTGCGAATTTGGCGGCCTTTTTAAAACACTGCTTTTGATGCCGGAAACCATTTGGACGCAATATTCGGAAAAAGAAAAAGAGGAAATGGTGGAATGTATTTCCAAATGGGCCCACCACAGGACAACGCAGAATAACTGGCGGATCTTTAACATTATCACGCTTTCTTTCCTTAAAAAATACGGCTACGAAATTGATGATGGATTACTAAAAAGTCATCTCTTATGGGTGGCCTCCTATCACTCAGGCGATGGCTGGTACCTCGAACAAACATACAATTACTACTCAATTAGTCTTTTTATTGTTTATACAACCATTTGGAACCGCACTTTTGGTGACGAACATTACCCTGAAATCGCATCAATTATTGAGAAATCGGCTCAAAAACTAATGGAATCGCTCACCAGCTTTTTTGGTCGGGACGGATATATTAATATGTGGTCGCGGAGCATTTGCTACCGAACCTGGGTTTCAGGAGCATTTCCGGTTGCTTTTATGTTAAAAAAACAATCTTTATTAGATGCCGGCTGGGCGCGCAGACTCTGTTCCGGTTCGCTCCTTCAGTTTGTTACCAAGGAAGAATTTTATTATAACGATATTCCAAGCCTTGGGTTTTACGGGCAAAAGGAGTATATGATTCAGAATTACAGTTGTGCTGCCAGCCCGTTTTTAATGTTTCTCCCCTTTATTTGTCTTTCATTGCCTGATGATTCACCCTTTTGGACTGCCAAAGAAAATGACGGGACGTGGGAAAAACTTGGGAATGATTCCAAAAGAACAGTTTTGGAAAGCCCGGGGCTGGTTCTGGTAAATCATGGAAAAACAGGGACTTCTGAGATTATCCCCGGTAAAGTATATTATGACGATCCCAATTATTCAAAGCTAGCTTACAATACACATTTCCCGTGGGAAGATCACAATCCAAACGGTGGAACTTCAATGGAATACAGTTTCCGCAGCCAGGACCCACGGGATGTAAGAGGCGACGACATCAATTTTTATTTAACCGGCTTGACCGTTCAAAACGATTCAGACAAAAACCAGAAATACACCATTTCGCAAAACATGCTTTTTAACGGTGTTCGGAAAAATGTTCTGTACCGGCAGGCTATCATGCGGCGCCCGCCAAATAACGGGGTTGGATACATTATTGATCTGGCAGAAATAACCATCCCGGGGGGAGTAATTCGGGCAGACCGTTCGCGTCTGGCATTTGAATACGAACTGATACTTGGACATTTTGGACTTCCTCATTTAAACGGGGAAAAAGCCATTGTTAATCAATTCGGAAACGGGACGAAAAAAGTGATAACTGCCTCCATAAAAGGAAGACAGATTGCTTTGATAACCTATAATGGTTGGGACAAGATTGATAACCTGGTTCATAATAACCGAAACGCTGAGGCGGGTACAAGTACTGTCATTTATGCGTACAAAAAGCGGTTGCAAAAGAATCCGCCAATGGAACTGATGATTTCGGCAATGCTGCACAAAACGGACAACAGTGAATGGACAGAGGAAGAATTGTCACCCATTAAAGATATTGAAATCATGGACATTACTTCTGAGTTTTCTCCACTGGGCGCTCAAATTACACTAAGTAACGGCGAAAAATACAAGATCGACTTTAAAGATATTGACGGCAAAAAAACATGCTGA
- a CDS encoding four helix bundle protein, whose product MKFKFEKLVVWKDAMKLGEQINTLTDNFPPKEIYNLSSQIRRAADSVALNISEGSIGQSNPEQKRFVGYSIRSLAEVVTCLYKAKMREYISNEEFQSYYDSSFKLMNMLISFKNNIK is encoded by the coding sequence ATGAAATTCAAATTTGAAAAACTTGTAGTTTGGAAGGATGCAATGAAACTCGGTGAACAAATAAATACTTTGACTGACAATTTCCCACCCAAAGAAATCTATAATTTGTCTTCGCAAATCAGACGAGCTGCTGATTCTGTTGCTCTGAATATTTCAGAAGGTTCTATTGGTCAATCAAATCCGGAACAAAAAAGATTTGTAGGATATTCCATTCGTTCTTTGGCTGAAGTTGTAACATGTTTGTACAAAGCAAAAATGAGAGAATATATCTCAAATGAAGAATTTCAGTCATATTACGATTCTTCATTTAAATTGATGAATATGCTAATTTCATTTAAAAACAACATAAAATAA
- a CDS encoding PmoA family protein — protein sequence MKIKTQTFLIISFLLINSVTSAQSKVTAQKVGDKIEFRTNGNLITSYIVSEYEKYPFFFPVNGPSKANVTSMRNALYPHHSSLFFGCDRVNGGNYWQEGLERGQIISLREDVLETGGIKAVIENECIWRRPGADAPIKDKRKISVSVPADDKYQIDFEISMEMLMDVTIQKTNHSLFSARMDMDIAVVNGGTLVNSEGESGEEETFGKRAAWMDYYGERMGKTEGLAILQHPSNDWYPAPWFTRDYGFFSPTPMYWPENDEYISLKKGEKIHLKYRVVVHSGDHLEADIAGEFESFKEE from the coding sequence ATGAAAATAAAAACTCAAACCTTTTTAATTATCAGCTTTTTATTAATCAATTCAGTGACATCCGCTCAATCAAAAGTTACTGCCCAAAAAGTGGGAGATAAAATTGAATTCAGAACAAATGGCAACCTGATTACGAGTTACATTGTTTCGGAATATGAAAAATACCCCTTTTTCTTCCCTGTGAATGGTCCTTCAAAGGCCAATGTAACTTCCATGAGAAATGCGTTGTATCCCCATCATAGCTCTCTCTTTTTTGGTTGCGACCGCGTGAACGGTGGCAATTATTGGCAAGAGGGTCTTGAACGCGGACAAATAATTTCGCTTCGCGAAGATGTGCTGGAAACAGGAGGAATAAAAGCAGTTATCGAAAATGAGTGTATTTGGAGACGTCCGGGAGCCGACGCTCCAATCAAAGACAAACGTAAAATTTCTGTTTCAGTTCCGGCTGACGACAAATATCAGATAGATTTTGAAATTTCAATGGAAATGTTGATGGATGTTACGATTCAAAAAACAAACCATTCCCTCTTCAGTGCCCGAATGGATATGGATATTGCTGTTGTAAATGGCGGCACACTTGTGAATTCTGAAGGTGAATCAGGCGAAGAAGAAACGTTTGGGAAACGTGCGGCCTGGATGGATTACTACGGAGAAAGAATGGGAAAAACCGAAGGGTTGGCCATCTTGCAACATCCATCAAACGATTGGTATCCTGCACCGTGGTTTACACGCGATTACGGATTTTTCTCACCCACTCCGATGTACTGGCCCGAAAATGATGAATATATTTCACTCAAAAAAGGAGAAAAAATACATTTAAAATACCGGGTGGTGGTTCATTCCGGTGACCATTTGGAGGCTGATATTGCCGGGGAGTTTGAGAGTTTTAAAGAAGAATAA
- a CDS encoding RagB/SusD family nutrient uptake outer membrane protein translates to MKQKIFRIIRTYILAVLIIPLIGISCNEDEILEETPLDFLAPKNAYSSVAGARQGISGLHAYARNYLFKDAASQECFAWRRGVSTDIAYHGEDPASTKFPCDFVSFFTSTNYVSRDSWTRNYKLIQNANVLIAAIEESDPEIWESEDQMNAYKAEAMFFRAYAYRELVSCFGSVPIVTEVISAPKTDFIRNSVSEVYATMESDLSYGTTHLPVRGEEEDPGRITQGAAWHFLAEAYVAQGKNQEAVEACTHVIDDYGYAIMTERFGSTVDVFGSGDVYLDLHAYGNHNLDANTEAIWVDQYEPLVEGGSNNLGERGFGCAYFRMGNTPDGYQAFLGEYYNGKYTGYSDTLGRPVAWIRPTYHAANAIWKSDWDNDYRNAKHMIKRKFYWDNPASAYYGQAVDFSLYPADAGRDPIKDTCQYIFPYFMKFADPCNHFTSPDRSGGGYNHKDQYALRLAETYLLRAEAYINLGQTGKAADDINVIRERSNATPITADEATIDYMLDERIRELWGEEQRQITLRRTGKLIERILKYNNNPKFPGLNAKDYHVLLPIPQTQIDLNIDAEFEQNPGY, encoded by the coding sequence ATGAAACAAAAAATATTTAGAATAATCAGAACATACATTTTAGCGGTATTGATTATTCCATTGATAGGCATCTCCTGCAATGAAGATGAAATACTGGAAGAGACACCACTGGATTTTCTGGCACCTAAAAATGCATACAGCAGTGTAGCCGGGGCACGACAAGGTATTTCGGGGCTTCACGCCTATGCCCGTAATTACCTGTTCAAAGATGCAGCATCTCAGGAATGTTTTGCATGGAGAAGAGGAGTGAGTACGGATATAGCGTACCATGGTGAAGATCCGGCCAGTACCAAATTCCCCTGCGATTTTGTCTCCTTCTTTACTTCTACCAATTATGTCAGTCGTGACAGCTGGACACGTAACTATAAACTGATACAAAATGCCAATGTATTAATTGCAGCAATCGAGGAATCAGATCCGGAAATATGGGAGAGTGAAGACCAGATGAATGCATACAAAGCCGAGGCTATGTTTTTCAGGGCTTATGCATATCGTGAACTTGTATCGTGTTTTGGTTCTGTTCCTATTGTTACAGAAGTGATAAGTGCACCAAAAACCGATTTTATAAGAAACTCTGTTTCTGAAGTATACGCTACCATGGAAAGCGACTTGTCATACGGGACAACACACCTTCCTGTGCGTGGTGAAGAAGAAGATCCGGGTAGGATTACCCAGGGAGCAGCATGGCACTTTTTAGCTGAAGCCTATGTGGCACAAGGGAAAAACCAGGAGGCTGTAGAAGCTTGTACCCATGTAATAGACGATTACGGTTATGCAATTATGACCGAACGTTTTGGAAGTACTGTTGATGTTTTTGGAAGTGGCGATGTATATCTTGACCTGCACGCTTATGGAAACCATAATCTTGATGCAAACACCGAAGCAATTTGGGTTGACCAATACGAACCCCTGGTTGAAGGAGGTTCTAACAATCTTGGTGAAAGGGGGTTTGGCTGTGCTTATTTCAGAATGGGAAATACCCCCGACGGTTATCAGGCATTTTTAGGAGAGTACTACAACGGAAAATATACAGGATATTCTGATACTCTTGGCCGACCCGTTGCCTGGATTAGGCCTACATATCACGCTGCGAATGCCATTTGGAAAAGCGATTGGGACAACGACTATAGAAATGCAAAACATATGATAAAACGTAAATTCTATTGGGACAACCCTGCATCTGCCTATTACGGACAGGCAGTTGACTTTAGCCTTTATCCTGCCGATGCCGGAAGGGATCCAATTAAAGATACCTGCCAGTATATTTTCCCGTATTTTATGAAATTTGCCGATCCGTGTAACCATTTTACCAGTCCTGATCGCTCGGGCGGTGGTTACAACCACAAAGATCAGTATGCATTACGATTGGCCGAAACGTATTTGTTACGTGCTGAAGCTTATATTAACCTGGGACAGACAGGCAAAGCAGCAGACGATATTAACGTAATTCGCGAACGTTCAAATGCAACACCTATTACAGCCGATGAGGCAACCATTGATTATATGCTCGACGAACGTATCAGGGAACTTTGGGGTGAAGAACAAAGACAAATAACTTTGCGACGTACCGGAAAACTAATCGAAAGGATTCTAAAATACAATAACAATCCTAAATTCCCGGGGCTTAATGCAAAAGACTACCATGTTCTGTTGCCTATCCCACAGACTCAAATCGATCTTAATATAGATGCTGAATTTGAGCAAAATCCAGGATATTAA